Within the Silurus meridionalis isolate SWU-2019-XX chromosome 2, ASM1480568v1, whole genome shotgun sequence genome, the region AACATACATTCATCTAGGAAATTCAGTGACCCCTGGTTTTGATATTTAAACAGATAGTTGAAAAGTTGTCCATTAATGAACTTCCAAGATTTTACCTGCTACTAGTGCTACTAGAGCTTgccaaattgtttttaaatttggTAAACATGTTTTTATACCTTCCCCATTCAGTGTgccaaatttatttttttaaccagatgATTGGGCTGCCACACCCAAACCACAGAAGAAGTAGGAgcaaaagtataataataagaaacaatacaatacaatagaatGCCTACACACCTTTTGGAGCTTGGCCCCcaaaataatagtttttaatGCAATTTGCCCCACCTATtcaatttattgaattttagaTTAATTCCGGACTTACTGTAGTCCTAAGGGATGGGTAAGAGACACAAAGCAGATACATGAAGCATGCTTGAGTGTCTTGTTTGTCTAACTAGGTGAGGCACTGCACTGTTACACCTGCATGGGGTCAACAGATGAGGATTGCAATCGCCAGGGGTCCAAAGAATGTCCAAGTTACTCAGATGCCTGCGCTATTATCAAAGGAGATGCCAGTAggttttacatttcattttatatgtGATCGATTTCTTGTTATGCAGAATAGGGGAGTCATTTAGAGCGGCAGATATTTAATTTGTCTTATTTACCACTGGAGAGGATTTTGAAAAGCTGCACTATTTATGTgcatatcagtgtgtgtgtgtgtgtgtgtgtgtgtgtgtgtgtgtgtgtgtgtgtgtgtgtgtgagaaagacagaaagaaacatatttaagtaattattctcatttataattttaacaGAATACACTGAATGTGTCCGTTCTAATCTTTTCTAACAGGTGGTGTGCTGAAGTCATGTTCCTACAAATCCTTCTGCAGTCAAGCAAACAGCCAAGGTGACAGAGTTGCAGGGGTGAAGGTTCACTGCTGCTTCTCAGATGACTGTAATGTGATGGGACATGGCACCCAGCTCAGCAGAGGGTTTAGCTATCTCTTGGTCCTTCTGTCACTGTTTTGCTATCTATTGTCAAGCTAAAATTGCCAGCACAAGTTTAAATGTGCTTCATACAGCAGAAGTCGCATTTATGTACTGAGTAGCCTTTAGGTGTAATAATGTCTCTGGTCATGCCTATTAAACTGAATATGACCCAAATAGACTTTTCATGCAAACCTAATGCACAAAATTGAAAAACAAGACAAATAACTTTTAGGTCAAAGTAATTTAAGCAGTGTGaataaatgcagaaaaacaTTAGGGAATATTGTTGAAAGTCAGTACATCTATGTTAATATGCAGTGTATTTAGTATTAAGTATTATATACTCTTATGATACACATAATTAGCAACCAATAAATtgattctttatatttaaaagataACAAGCTTAAATCCCAGCATCTTAACTACCACTGTCTGACCCTCAGCTTTGATTCCAGTTTCCTAGCTGCCACATGTGCATAAAAGAATTTCTTTGTTCCATGCATTTGTcagcacaatgacaataaatgctgtcagtttctttttttagtgcATTCCTTTCTGTATTGCCAACATTGACCAGCAGATTTAACACACTGATCCCACAGCATCCCTTATACAGCACCCctgttttcatatttatatccaGTGTTTGTAGAGGCAGATCTGATTTTCGACAGAGATTGGTGAAGACATTCTTTGAATTGTCAAAAGAAAAAACGATAAAAAACCAAAAGATGCACAGACATTACAGCACATCAATTATACTTTAGGGTAGACCTACACATTAAATTATCTTATTAGAAAATCCTTTTTTAGTGGGTATGTATTACACGGCATTACAGTAATAGGCTCTCATTCTGTTTCGGAGTAATTTTTTATGGTATTAACACTAGGGGTCAGTATAAATTCATGAATGTTATGGTTATTGTGCAGTATTTTGGCAAGTGTGACCTTTTACAGGATCTGCTACTCTGTAAAGGAACAGCCATTATTCTGAACTTTCCTCTGGCAGGTCTTAGCTGGACAGTTTGACACATGGTCCAATAACAGCAGTAAAAATATTACCTGTTTCAATGGTATTAATAGCATCACATTGACAGTCATAGGCTGTACAGTAGCCATTTCTCTTATTCAGTGTATTCTGTAGAGCTTGAAATTGGGGCAGTATACAACCATGATTAAAAGAgctatttattgtttttgatatGCCTTTTCCCCATGAAACTCTCTGCCTGGAAATATCCTACAGTGCTATTTCAAAATGGACTGCATTGCTAAATCTAGCTCTTCACATGATTTTTGGCAGAAGAATAAATATACTGTCTAGTGCTATTTAACAGAGCATAACAAATatgtttttacaattattaaGAATTTTGTATTCCATTTATagtcattgtaaaaaaaatactatttctACAAAATgacaaactcaaatatattccGAATAAGGGTCATGAACTGGTAGACCTCCATTCACATGCGGAGCCAAAAAAGAATTTCTGTGCATCAACCTGAGCACTCAAAAAATACTCCAGCAAAACCGATcaatgtgtcaaaaaaaaaatgttggctGTAGTTCAGTAGCTCCAGTTTTTTATTGATGAACTACAACAGCTTCTGTAGCAGAATCTCTGCTGAGGCTTGTTGCTGTGaaatgtgtgcatttatttaaataatttacctGCAGGTAGCTTGGTAAAAAAGAGTTTACTTAGACTTAGCTTtagaaatcgttttttttttcatttaccatTTCTGATCCAATTAGTGAAGTGTCAAGAAAAAGACGCTGATCAAGCTGATAAAGTAAGCAGacatttttaaagtttggtAGAAATAGTAGAGGTATGCATATATACAAAAGAGCTGAAGAATTGAAGGTGACAGTTTAACATTGACATTTCATGTTTAGAATCCATAACAATAGGTAAAATTGTTAAGACAAAGCAgaaataagaaacaaacaatTACTTCAAATGGAAAATTCTTCTTAATatgtaactaatactgtaactaaTCATTAATGATCAAGCATTAAAAGGAAACTATCTTGATTTACTCAGAATACTTGCTTTTCTGGACCTTAAAGAGCAAAGAATTTATGCAAGTGAACCTTCACATTTTTTGGTGAACACCCACACTTTTGGTTAtttttgaatgtgtttttaacaAAACCTGTAGGGATTCCCAATTGGTTAGTTGCCCCAGACAATACTCTTCTCATCATGTGGTTATTTAAGCTTCAGCTTTTTACAAATCACAGCATTTACCATGCTAATGTTCagtgtaattatataattaataggTACTCATCTATAAGGTGAAATAGGGCTAatcttttaacctttttttatattatttcaaaCAGTTTTTCCCTGAAAAAACTCTTTGATAAGGGCTCTGacataatgttttttctttaagttTTTCAGGACATTTCCCTTACTTTACCCAGTATTCCTGTATGTTTCCCTGCAGTGAGCCTTGCGGGGCTCTCCTTTGACAGGCAGGTGTGATAGTGTGAGTCGGCTGCCCTGGAGGCGGATAGAGTCTGACCCAAAACTGTGAAGCTCCAGGCCCAAGAGTCTGAGTGCTCTGCTTGCCAATGTCAGAGCTCATCAGCTTTATTTGCAGCTCACATGCATTAAGATGTGAGGCGGTGCATGACTGCCGAGTGTTTGCACTAAAGAACCTTAACTTCAAAGACGAAGATGCACCTTGTTATTAGAAGATATTAGGTCACAGTACTGTTGTATACtaacattaaaattattatatctttCTAGGAATAATTAGAAAtaatagtaaagaaaaaaacttaacAATTGTACTTTAAAGTGAACCATTCCAGCTCTAATTATTTAATCTGtatctgtgtatttgtgttccCCCATGATCACTAGTTTCCTTCAACAAATAGTCcacatatttctgttttttttaaattattattattatttaattaattaattatttaaacttgAGTGGCTCAAAATTTCATGACTAGTTAGGGGTTTCATCTTGTCAACTTACAGTACCTGTCAATGTGCAATCAGTAGTGTGTTTTGAAGATTTGTGTGGCAAAGCATCTGGTCTAGAAACAGATGCACATAATGTTTTAGTATGCATATGGTTATCTATATGGGGGAGTGATAGTAGCTGACAAAGTCTtgaatttagttatttttttgctCACAGATGAATGCAGTTAGCAATGGCTCTATCTCCGTATGCTGTAGATGTAGTAGTAGCTAACACTAGCCagcttatttattaaaaaacaaactaacaaacaaaattgAGCCAGAATGCTTTAACCAATAATGTCAGTTCAACCCAGTTAATAAACTCCTCTTCATAGCGGACATTGTGGACTACAAACTCCCCGCTCTGGCCTACACTCCCCAGAATGCATGCAAGCTACCCTGATTATAGTCACTAGACCTCTGACTGAGCACACATGTACTCAATCACACATATAccctatataaaaaatatttgctcACAACCATATTCTTAATTAGACTTCTTTTTGTCTTAAAACAAAATTACGGTAAAGTTTTAAAACTTCCTGTCAGCTGTATGTGTTGtatgatgttttcaatttagTATAACAAACTACAACAAACTTTACAGGAGAAGTGATTTCATTCTTAGAAAAAATAATGTTACCATTTGCCATGAGTGCCAAGTATAAAGGTCAACATCACCATGGTGACCACCTAGGAAGAAATGCCTCGTTTGATCATCCTTAGATATCTGTTCAGACCTAATCCTATTCTTCCTAAGGGAATTATTACAGTAAATTATATCCTCCCTCCACAGACCCTTGAGCTATATGCCCTTTACAGGCAGAAGACAAGGCTGTTATTATTTTGATTGTGTAGGTTTTGCCTATGTTTTGTTTCATGCTTGTAATCTGTGCGGTTCTTGATTAAGATCTATGTGGTCTATTATTTCTTGATTATTTACAATGCTTTAGAATATTAGCACAtcctttaaatgttaaataactgCACAAATGTTAATTAACTACACATTCAGATAGTGGAGTGTGCCATGCATGTGGCATTTGTTGCTGTCTTCCAAATGAGACAGCCTTTAATTTGTTGCCAAGCAAATACTGTCCAAATAACTATCTACCTAGCAATGCCAGTGAGCTTTGGCAAAGAGGCAAAGGAGCATTAAAGTGAACATTACTGCGTACTGGATTTATTTTGGTcttaatatgcaaatatttgtatgtatagaTTTGGGCttcatttaatgttgtgttacATATTGATAGGCCACTCATaaataatcagatttaaaaaaaaaataaggttctTACAGATGAATCCTGGAAAACTAGACATGATCCAAAAGATTATACTTTGAAGCCATGTGTGCATTAATGTATTTGTAAATGGTGCCTATACATAATGGATTGGAATCACACCTATGTTATATTCCCACCCAGAGTTGGGACTatagaagtacaaatacttcgttactgtacttaagtagaattTTCTAGTATTattactttacttcactatttatttttcagacaacttttcaCTTTCAGTCATTAaaagttttacacaaatatctgtacttaaATTTTTTAACCAGGCTCATTACGCCACagacaccacagatgtagactgtTTATGAAGCTAAAAACGAGCAAGACAAAAGGCAAAAAGAAGTACAGTATGGATatcgtggatgagacagagggagtcagtgatgtaaacatgactgagaacagatacattcctgatcacctgattatcatcttttctctgcttgttttctactgtatatggtggttgttcagtctggatacatttgttaggtaacaacatttttaattagtattgtatcaatatattaattagagCTGTCAAATTTAACGGTTTAATAACGtgttaatgcaaaataattttaacagcactaattttattaatgcgtgattaagcatttctgtttgacctgTTTGACCACActgcaggcagtgtggcatagagacgcagcatcttgttccctcgaggaaccatggttacatacttGACCTgaagacgttccccttcaggaactcgagctacgtcagaaacgctttgggaacgagagtccaatcaAGCCaaactgaccagtccctgcctagtgtgaaTGGGCACAGCTAGGGCGAAAGGCAAAGGGGCtaggagtggcactgaggtcgaggctatagaacctgacaaagatcagcggggtggaccagcatTGCAAATATCCTGGAGGGACACATCAGAGGACAAGCCTTAAAGGCAGCCAAACTTCGAGTGGAGTGTGCTCTGATCCCGAAAGGAGCGGGAAGACCAGGGGACTCATAAGAGGaagaaatagcatccacaatccatctgctgagcgtCTGGGTATTAATAGGGGGACCTCTCctcggagggccatagcagacaaacagctgctctgacttcctccacagttctgttctgttctcacAATGTACACAATCAGTTaagcttttcctggtctggggcctgaaaggGAAGAGGAGAAAATGCCTGAGCTTAATAGGTTGTGGGATGACTGAGGAACTTTAGGAACATACCCTGATCTtgggtagagaaaggcactggccaggCCTGGAGTAAACGCCAGGAAAGaaggggccacagaaagggcctgaaGATCTCCTACTCTCTTGAGGGAGGAGATAGCCAAGAGGAACACAGTTTTAACTGTGAGGAACCTCACATGTACCTCGGTCAGAGGTTCAAAGGGAGGCTCTGACAGGGCCTCCAAgacaatggccaagtcccatGCAGGCACACTAGGTTCTGACCCAGCAACTGCCCCTCAATAGAGGACACGTAAACTTTCCCTACACTGTTTGCTGggaattttgtgtttgtatcgGCGTTTAAAGTTGTACAGTtctcaaaatatcaaaatataattttgattTCTTGCATCGTCTACTTTTCGTTGGgtctgtttcttcttttttcttttggaagagcgctttattccctgttacagggtttgaaagcagtgtgTGGAGGCCATTTCCAtcagaactacgaacacacactacagtaaccacattaaggtacgtaacTCTTCTGCTATGGCGAGCATCCAGCttattcagtgtgtgaagtgtgacatgtttagtcagtttTTATCCGTTGCTAgtgataattttatctgtgagaaatgtaagttagtttgctctttgatagagatcttagcattagatgAGTGCATCCAGAGtatagagagaagtagtgagtgcgagagcagtccaggttctgaaGGGGAAAATCTGCATGCCCTAGGTGAAGTTAGCATttccccgactccggcattagagccctcgtaGCGGGGCGAGCGGTTGACGACTTGGCAGCAtgctcgcaaagccaaagctattGCTAAGGCTCCCCCatgggagcaccattcctctccacttcacgtgtccaacaggtttgaaGCACCGGcagagaaacctgaaagagctctggttatagGAGACTCTATTCTGCGGCACATTAAAtaagctagacctttaggggcaccagcagcacaggttatgtgtatactgGGAaccagggcgccggacatagcaggtcagcttaggtttttaggaaagcacaggttctctaacaTAGTTTTTCACATAGGAGATAAAGATGTACGCCTtggacagtcagaggttactaagagtaatattatagaggtgtgtaaattagtaAAGGCAATGTCTGATGCAGTAgcatgctctggccccatcccgaTGCGCGTGGCAATGTAGCCCACAGCAGGTTATGATCGCTGAACTGCTTTATGTCTGAGTGGTGcaccaaaaacaatgtgggcttcatagaTAATTAgagcaattttgagggcaaggctggcctctTAGGGCGGGACAGTATCCATCC harbors:
- the ly6pge gene encoding lymphocyte antigen 6 family member pge, whose amino-acid sequence is MSAVKCCLLFGFLILLCCVHSEALHCYTCMGSTDEDCNRQGSKECPSYSDACAIIKGDASGVLKSCSYKSFCSQANSQGDRVAGVKVHCCFSDDCNVMGHGTQLSRGFSYLLVLLSLFCYLLSS